From the genome of Helicoverpa zea isolate HzStark_Cry1AcR chromosome 1, ilHelZeax1.1, whole genome shotgun sequence, one region includes:
- the LOC124631945 gene encoding pancreatic triacylglycerol lipase-like isoform X2, with translation MKFLVVLAACTALCAGSAIPVVPGDNSHYVEGESRYIWMPDGEGVPHLVDLHEPADEALLASRNGANNQYWLFTRQNPTNAQIIVNGNANSIWNSNYRANRGLKVIVHGWNSNGNSAMNPLITSAFLAVQDVNVIVVDWRALANSNYITAANGVPGVGQFLGNFLVWLINTAGGNWNNVHLVGFSLGAHVVGNAGRQAGRRAARVTGLDPAGPNWGGNSNALNGNDGQYVEAIHTDGGLLGIFDRIANGDFYPNGGRNPQPGCWVSTCSHSRAPELFASSVRTNHFVGRLCSNINQAQNNQCSGGTFNMGNGIIGKRGNGIYGLSTGSSWPF, from the exons ATGAAGTTTCTGGTAGTGTTAGCTGCTTGCACAGCGC TATGCGCTGGTAGCGCCATCCCCGTGGTCCCTGGAGACAATAGCCACTACGTGGAGGGGGAGAGTCGCTACATCTGGATGCCTGATGGTGAAGGAGTGCCACACTTAGTGGACCTGCACGAACCTGCCGACGAAGCACTCCTCGCCTCACGAAATGGCGCCAACAACCAATACTGGCTATTTACCAG GCAAAATCCTACCAACGCTCAAATTATCGTCAATGGCAACGCTAACTCTATCTGGAACTCCAACTACCGGGCCAACCGCGGATTGAAAGTCATCGTTCACGGCTGGAACAGCAATGGAAACTCCGCCATGAACCCCCTCATCACATCTGCCTTCCTCGCTGTTCAGGATGTCAACGTCATCGTTGTTGACTGGCGTGCTCTCGCTAACTCCAACTACATTACGGCTGCAAACGGTGTCCCTGGTGTTGGCCAATTCCTCGGTAACTTCCTCGTGTGGCTGATCAACACTGCTGGTGGAAACTGGAACAACGTCCACTTGGTCGGCTTCAGTTTGGGAGCTCACGTCGTCGGTAACGCTGGACGTCAGGCTGGCCGTCGTGCCGCCCGTGTCACTG gtTTGGATCCTGCTGGACCTAACTGGGGTGGAAACTCAAATGCTCTGAATGGCAACGATGGCCAATATGTGGAAGCCATCCACACTGACGGCGGTCTCCTTGGTATCTTCGACCGCATCGCGAACGGTGACTTCTACCCCAACGGAGGCAGGAACCCTCAGCCTGGTTGCTGGGTCAGCACCTGCTCTCACAGCAGAGCTCCTGAACTATTTGCATCCAGTGTGCGCACCAACCACTTCGTAGGCAGACTCTGCTCGAACATCAACCAAGCTCAGAACAACCAGTGCTCAGGTGGCACCTTCAATATGGGCAACGGAATTATTGGAAAACGCGG aAACGGAATCTACGGGCTTTCTACTGGCTCCAGCTGGCCTTTCTAA
- the LOC124631945 gene encoding pancreatic triacylglycerol lipase-like isoform X1: protein MKVLGVFCAFVALCAGSAIPVVPGDNSHYVEGESRYIWMPDGEGVPHLVDLHEPADEALLASRNGANNQYWLFTRQNPTNPQIIVNGNANSIWNSNYVASRPLKVVVHGWNSNGNSGINPLITSAFLAVQDANVIVVDWRALANSNYLSAANGVPGVGQFLGNFLIWLIGTAGGNWNNVHLVGFSLGAHVVGNAGRTTSARVARITGLDPAGPIFGGNSNALNPNDGQYVEAIHTDGGLLGIFDRSANADFYPNGGRNPQPGCWISTCSHSRAYDLFASSVRTNHFVGRLCSNTNQAQNNQCTGSTFNMGNAIISKRGSGIYGLTTSNNWPY from the exons ATGAAGGTTCTAGGAGTATTCTGTGCTTTTGTTGCAT TGTGCGCTGGTAGCGCCATCCCCGTGGTCCCTGGAGACAATAGCCACTATGTGGAGGGGGAGAGTCGCTACATCTGGATGCCTGATGGTGAAGGAGTGCCACACTTAGTGGACCTGCACGAACCTGCCGACGAAGCTCTCCTCGCCTCACGAAATGGTGCCAACAACCAGTACTGGCTATTTACCAG ACAAAATCCCACCAACCCTCAAATTATCGTCAATGGAAACGCTAACTCCATCTGGAACTCCAACTACGTGGCCAGTCGTCCCTTGAAAGTCGTTGTTCACGGATGGAACAGCAATGGAAACTCTGGGATAAACCCGCTCATCACATCTGCCTTCCTCGCCGTTCAGGATGCCAATGTCATCGTTGTGGACTGGCGCGCTCTCGCTAACTCCAATTACCTCAGCGCTGCCAACGGCGTCCCTGGTGTTGGCCAGTTCCTCGGAAACTTCCTCATCTGGCTGATCGGCACTGCTGGTGGAAACTGGAACAACGTACACTTAGTAGGCTTCAGTTTGGGAGCTCACGTCGTTGGTAATGCTGGACGTACGACTAGTGCTCGTGTTGCTCGTATtacag gtcTGGATCCTGCTGGCCCCATATTCGGTGGAAATTCCAATGCTCTGAACCCTAATGATGGCCAATACGTGGAAGCCATCCACACCGACGGAGGTCTCTTGGGAATTTTCGACCGAAGTGCCAACGCTGACTTCTACCCCAACGGAGGCAGGAACCCTCAGCCTGGTTGCTGGATAAGCACCTGTTCTCACAGCAGGGCATACGATCTCTTCGCATCCAGTGTGCGCACAAACCACTTCGTCGGCCGACTCTGCTCCAACACCAACCAAGCACAGAATAACCAATGTACCGGCAGCACTTTCAACATGGGCAATGCCATTATTTCCAAAAGAGG AAGCGGTATCTACGGTCTGACTACTAGCAACAACTGGCCCTACTGA
- the LOC124631945 gene encoding pancreatic triacylglycerol lipase-like isoform X3, producing the protein MKVLGVFCAFVALCAGSAIPVVPGDNSHYVEGESRYIWMPDGEGVPHLVDLHEPADEALLASRNGANNQYWLFTRQNPTNAQIIVNGNANSIWNSNYRANRGLKVIVHGWNSNGNSAMNPLITSAFLAVQDVNVIVVDWRALANSNYITAANGVPGVGQFLGNFLVWLINTAGGNWNNVHLVGFSLGAHVVGNAGRQAGRRAARVTGLDPAGPNWGGNSNALNGNDGQYVEAIHTDGGLLGIFDRIANGDFYPNGGRNPQPGCWVSTCSHSRAPELFASSVRTNHFVGRLCSNINQAQNNQCSGGTFNMGNGIIGKRGNGIYGLSTGSSWPF; encoded by the exons ATGAAGGTTCTAGGAGTATTCTGTGCTTTTGTTGCAT TATGCGCTGGTAGCGCCATCCCCGTGGTCCCTGGAGACAATAGCCACTACGTGGAGGGGGAGAGTCGCTACATCTGGATGCCTGATGGTGAAGGAGTGCCACACTTAGTGGACCTGCACGAACCTGCCGACGAAGCACTCCTCGCCTCACGAAATGGCGCCAACAACCAATACTGGCTATTTACCAG GCAAAATCCTACCAACGCTCAAATTATCGTCAATGGCAACGCTAACTCTATCTGGAACTCCAACTACCGGGCCAACCGCGGATTGAAAGTCATCGTTCACGGCTGGAACAGCAATGGAAACTCCGCCATGAACCCCCTCATCACATCTGCCTTCCTCGCTGTTCAGGATGTCAACGTCATCGTTGTTGACTGGCGTGCTCTCGCTAACTCCAACTACATTACGGCTGCAAACGGTGTCCCTGGTGTTGGCCAATTCCTCGGTAACTTCCTCGTGTGGCTGATCAACACTGCTGGTGGAAACTGGAACAACGTCCACTTGGTCGGCTTCAGTTTGGGAGCTCACGTCGTCGGTAACGCTGGACGTCAGGCTGGCCGTCGTGCCGCCCGTGTCACTG gtTTGGATCCTGCTGGACCTAACTGGGGTGGAAACTCAAATGCTCTGAATGGCAACGATGGCCAATATGTGGAAGCCATCCACACTGACGGCGGTCTCCTTGGTATCTTCGACCGCATCGCGAACGGTGACTTCTACCCCAACGGAGGCAGGAACCCTCAGCCTGGTTGCTGGGTCAGCACCTGCTCTCACAGCAGAGCTCCTGAACTATTTGCATCCAGTGTGCGCACCAACCACTTCGTAGGCAGACTCTGCTCGAACATCAACCAAGCTCAGAACAACCAGTGCTCAGGTGGCACCTTCAATATGGGCAACGGAATTATTGGAAAACGCGG aAACGGAATCTACGGGCTTTCTACTGGCTCCAGCTGGCCTTTCTAA
- the LOC124631936 gene encoding pancreatic lipase-related protein 2-like produces the protein MKFLVLLAACTALCAGSAIPLVPMDNSHYVEGESRYIWMPDGEGVPHLVDLHEPADEAFLASRNGANNQYWLFTRQNPNNPQVIVNGNVNTIRSSNYQANRGLVVLVHGWRGSGNSAMNPLIRSAFLDTQDVNVIVVDWHALAGNLNYLSVVRGVPSVGQFLGNFLVWLINNGGGNWNNVHLIGFSLGAHVVGNAGRTAGRRPGRITGLDPAGPDFGGNSDALNSNDGVYVEAIHTNGGRLGIFDRVARADFYPNGGRIQPGCGVNHDCSHGRAPELFASSVRNNRFIGRQCGNWDQVASNRCSGSALNMGNGVFSKSGANGFYGLVTSENWPYYL, from the exons TATGCGCTGGTAGCGCCATCCCCTTAGTCCCTATGGACAATAGCCACTATGTGGAGGGGGAGAGTCGCTACATCTGGATGCCTGACGGTGAAGGAGTACCACACTTAGTGGACCTGCACGAACCTGCCGACGAAGCATTCCTCGCCTCACGGAATGGTGCCAACAATCAGTACTGGCTATTTAccag ACAAAACCCCAATAATCCTCAAGTAATCGTCAATGGTAACGTTAATACTATACGGAGCTCCAACTACCAAGCCAACCGTGGGCTTGTGGTGCTCGTACACGGATGGAGGGGCAGTGGCAACTCTGCGATGAACCCGCTTATTCGGTCTGCGTTCCTCGATACTCAGGATGTCAATGTCATCGTTGTGGACTGGCATGCTCTCGCTGGCAACTTGAACTACTTGTCTGTTGTCAGAGGTGTCCCTAGTGTCGGCCAGTTCCTCGGTAACTTCCTCGTGTGGTTGATCAACAACGGAGGCGGCAACTGGAACAATGTCCATTTGATTGGCTTCAGTTTGGGAGCTCACGTCGTCGGTAACGCTGGACGCACGGCTGGTCGTCGCCCCGGCCGCATCACAG GTTTGGATCCTGCTGGACCTGACTTTGGTGGAAACTCAGATGCTTTGAACAGCAACGATGGTGTTTACGTTGAAGCGATTCACACAAATGGGGGACGCCTCGGTATCTTTGACCGAGTTGCTAGGGCTGACTTCTACCCCAACGGCGGCAGGATTCAGCCTGGATGCGGAGTCAACCATGACTGTTCACACGGCAGAGCACCTGAACTGTTTGCATCCAGCGTACGCAATAACCGGTTTATTGGAAGACAGTGCGGCAATTGGGATCAAGTAGCTTCAAACAGGTGCAGTGGAAGTGCATTGAACATGGGCAACGGTGTTTTTTCAAAAAGCGGCGC aaacggATTCTACGGTCTTGTAACTAGCGAAAACTGGCCTTACtatctataa
- the LOC124631984 gene encoding pancreatic lipase-related protein 2-like: protein MKTILIAASLVALCYGHVIPEVPKTDGESRYVWMPDDEGKQVLVDLEEPVDEEVLNTRNGANNQYWLFTRWNPSVHNIITHGNANSIWASNYNGARPLVVIVHGWTNNGNSPMNHQIRDAFLAVQDCNVIVVDWSGLASSNYLTAAAGVPNVGQHLGNFVTWLINTAGGNWNQVHFVGFSLGAHAVGNAGRQTGARPSRITGLDPAGYRWHTNALRLSPNDGQYVEAIHTDGNVLGIMNPSGNADFYPNGGKHPQPGCWTQGTSCSHGRATELFAATVRHNHLIGRQCPNIWEAELGTCNGASLHMGNGIVNKRGNGLYALRTLDTTPF from the exons ATGAAGACCATTCTCATAGCAGCGTCTCTGGTAGCCT TATGCTACGGCCACGTTATCCCTGAAGTCCCAAAAACGGATGGGGAGAGCCGCTACGTGTGGATGCCTGATGACGAGGGGAAACAAGTCCTTGTAGACTTGGAAGAACCTGTTGACGAAGAAGTACTAAACACTAGGAACGGTGCTAACAACCAGTACTGGTTGTTTACTAG gTGGAACCCCAGCGTCCATAACATCATTACTCACGGCAACGCCAACTCAATTTGGGCTTCCAATTACAATGGTGCCAGGCCTCTAGTTGTCATCGTCCATGGCTGGACAAATAACGGAAATTCTCCAATGAACCATCAAATCAGGGATGCCTTCCTCGCAGTCCAGGACTGTAATGTCATCGTTGTTGACTGGAGTGGTCTTGCTAGCTCCAATTACTTAACCGCGGCAGCTGGCGTCCCCAATGTAGGCCAACATCTCGGGAACTTCGTCACATGGCTGATTAACACCGCTGGTGGCAACTGGAATCAAGTCCACTTCGTTGGCTTCAGTTTGGGTGCTCACGCTGTAGGGAATGCTGGACGTCAGACTGGAGCCCGTCCCTCCCGTATCACTG GTTTGGACCCTGCTGGTTACAGGTGGCACACTAATGCGTTGAGGTTGAGCCCCAACGACGGTCAATACGTAGAGGCCATTCACACGGATGGCAATGTCCTCGGCATCATGAACCCGAGTGGCAACGCTGACTTCTACCCCAACGGTGGGAAGCATCCGCAGCCAGGGTGCTGGACTCAAGGAACGAGCTGCTCACATGGCAGAGCAACAGAGCTGTTTGCAGCCACCGTGCGTCATAACCACCTGATTGGAAGACAGTGCCCTAACATCTGGGAGGCTGAACTCGGAACCTGTAATGGAGCGTCGCTTCATATGGGCAATGGAATTGTGAACAAACGCGG AAATGGTCTCTACGCACTCAGAACTTTAGATACGACTCCTTTCTAA